The proteins below are encoded in one region of Candidatus Thiodiazotropha sp. LNASS1:
- a CDS encoding methyl-accepting chemotaxis protein, with product MSKYISVQWKILTPMALIFILIMSVVTVYSAQQQKDRLLRLTENQIFDVLNGYLDSMNAMMFTGTMGNREMLKQKIEKRDGVLEVRMLRGEAVNKTFGDGFDHEKPLDDLDRRALNGEQIIQVEEVKGDRIVTIIEPFAAVADRNGTNCLTCHALPEGTVLGAGRLTFSLAERDKAIENELLFSAAINFMVLLAGLVIINTIMRKVVIKPLYGLKKTVEKIGADSDLRPRVSLGANDEFHQVGTAVNTMLDRFQPTITDLAQTMDGLANSAEQLAHVTKTTRDGVDEQEKETSQLTVAIGELTLAAEEVAKNAAGAEQAAVDARSNAGDGSDVVAQVSDSIKRLANRVDDAAVVVRQLAEGTQSIGQVSESITAIAEQTNLLALNAAIEAARAGEQGRGFAVVADEVRNLAQRTQEATHEIQDIIEQLVSASNQAVKVMDGSKKEADQSVTDSDRAGEALAQIASAVESISDMNSVIATAAAEQTSVASEINKNIIAINEVSHQTAEGTCRTLKESEEVARISAQLDKMVDQFKV from the coding sequence ATGAGTAAGTACATCTCGGTTCAGTGGAAAATTCTCACTCCGATGGCCCTGATCTTCATTCTCATTATGTCGGTTGTCACCGTCTATTCTGCGCAACAGCAAAAGGATCGATTGCTAAGGTTGACGGAGAATCAGATTTTCGACGTATTGAACGGTTATCTCGACAGTATGAATGCCATGATGTTTACCGGGACCATGGGTAACAGGGAGATGTTGAAGCAGAAAATCGAGAAGCGGGACGGAGTACTCGAAGTGCGTATGTTGCGCGGAGAGGCCGTAAACAAAACATTCGGCGATGGATTCGACCATGAAAAACCCTTGGATGACCTGGACAGACGGGCCTTGAATGGTGAACAGATCATCCAGGTGGAAGAGGTCAAGGGTGATCGCATTGTTACCATCATTGAGCCTTTTGCCGCGGTAGCGGACCGCAATGGCACCAACTGCCTTACCTGCCATGCCTTACCGGAAGGGACAGTCCTGGGTGCTGGCAGGTTGACCTTCTCTCTGGCTGAAAGGGACAAGGCGATCGAGAATGAGCTGTTGTTCAGCGCCGCTATCAACTTTATGGTTTTACTGGCTGGTCTGGTCATCATAAACACGATTATGCGTAAGGTGGTGATCAAACCACTTTATGGATTGAAAAAGACCGTGGAAAAGATCGGTGCGGATTCCGATCTGCGTCCACGCGTATCCCTTGGAGCCAATGATGAGTTTCACCAGGTTGGCACGGCCGTCAATACCATGTTGGACAGGTTTCAACCCACAATCACCGACCTTGCTCAGACAATGGATGGTCTGGCGAACTCTGCCGAGCAGCTGGCTCATGTCACCAAAACGACCCGTGATGGGGTCGATGAGCAGGAAAAAGAGACGAGTCAGTTGACCGTGGCCATTGGTGAGCTCACCCTCGCCGCGGAAGAGGTGGCGAAGAATGCAGCCGGCGCCGAGCAGGCGGCGGTTGATGCGAGATCCAACGCGGGAGACGGCAGTGATGTGGTCGCCCAGGTATCCGATTCCATCAAGCGACTGGCGAATCGGGTGGATGATGCCGCGGTAGTTGTACGTCAGCTTGCTGAGGGTACGCAAAGCATCGGCCAGGTCTCCGAGTCAATCACAGCCATAGCGGAACAGACCAATCTTCTCGCCCTGAATGCGGCTATCGAGGCGGCACGGGCCGGTGAACAGGGTCGCGGATTTGCGGTGGTTGCCGATGAGGTGCGAAACCTGGCTCAGCGCACTCAAGAGGCGACCCATGAGATTCAGGATATCATTGAGCAGTTGGTATCTGCCTCCAACCAGGCGGTTAAGGTGATGGACGGGAGCAAGAAGGAGGCTGATCAAAGTGTCACCGATTCCGACCGGGCCGGTGAGGCCTTGGCGCAGATCGCAAGCGCGGTGGAGTCGATCAGTGATATGAATTCGGTCATCGCCACTGCCGCCGCGGAGCAGACCTCCGTGGCCAGTGAGATCAACAAGAACATCATCGCCATCAACGAAGTATCCCACCAGACAGCCGAGGGGACCTGCCGTACACTCAAGGAGAGTGAAGAGGTGGCGCGGATCTCCGCCCAGCTGGATAAGATGGTCGATCAGTTCAAGGTTTGA
- a CDS encoding peptidylprolyl isomerase produces the protein MITLTTNLGPIVIELDEENAPKTCENFKQYVQDGFFDGTIFHRVIDNFMIQGGGFIPGMIQKQTGEPIENEAKNGLSNEIGTIAMARTMEPHSATAQFFINVANNKFLDHPGQDGWGYCVFGKVSSGMDVVNQIKGVATATQAGHQDVPVEDIVIEKAEITE, from the coding sequence ATGATCACATTAACTACAAATCTCGGTCCCATCGTCATTGAATTGGACGAAGAGAATGCACCGAAAACCTGTGAGAATTTCAAACAATATGTGCAGGATGGCTTTTTCGACGGTACGATTTTCCACCGTGTAATCGACAACTTCATGATCCAGGGTGGTGGATTCATTCCCGGCATGATCCAGAAGCAGACCGGCGAGCCGATTGAAAACGAGGCCAAAAACGGCCTCTCCAACGAGATCGGCACCATAGCCATGGCACGTACCATGGAGCCCCATTCGGCTACCGCACAGTTCTTCATCAATGTGGCCAATAATAAATTCCTCGATCACCCCGGTCAGGATGGCTGGGGCTATTGTGTTTTCGGCAAGGTAAGCAGCGGCATGGACGTGGTGAATCAGATCAAAGGGGTCGCCACGGCTACCCAGGCCGGACACCAGGATGTGCCGGTAGAGGATATTGTCATCGAGAAGGCTGAAATCACTGAGTGA
- a CDS encoding peptidylprolyl isomerase, with the protein MTLLSVNAWADNVQVSMKTSMGEIELSLNKEKAPKTIENFVQYAKDGFYDGTIFHRVIKGFMIQGGGFTETMQKKQTRDPVENEAKNGLKNRRGTIAMARTSAPHSATAQFFINHKDNDFLDYPGHDGWGYAVFGEVTKGMEVVDGIAQQTTGVTGGMRDVPKTPIIIEQVTILE; encoded by the coding sequence ATGACCTTGTTATCCGTCAACGCATGGGCTGACAATGTACAGGTATCGATGAAGACATCAATGGGCGAGATTGAACTGTCACTCAATAAGGAGAAGGCACCAAAGACCATCGAGAATTTCGTACAGTATGCAAAGGATGGTTTCTATGACGGCACAATCTTCCACCGCGTCATCAAGGGCTTCATGATCCAGGGCGGCGGTTTCACCGAAACCATGCAAAAAAAGCAGACCCGCGACCCCGTTGAAAATGAAGCCAAAAACGGTTTGAAAAACAGACGCGGCACGATCGCCATGGCCAGAACTTCCGCGCCGCACTCAGCAACCGCCCAGTTCTTTATCAACCACAAAGACAACGACTTCCTCGATTATCCCGGACACGATGGATGGGGTTATGCCGTGTTCGGTGAAGTCACCAAGGGGATGGAGGTAGTGGACGGCATTGCCCAACAAACCACCGGCGTCACGGGTGGCATGCGAGACGTGCCCAAAACACCCATTATCATCGAGCAGGTTACTATTCTCGAGTAA
- a CDS encoding UDP-2,3-diacylglucosamine diphosphatase, whose amino-acid sequence MTQQLFISDLHLSAERLDTVQLFIRFLSERAPRADHLYILGDLFDAWIGDDHEAPPIAEIKRAMHQLSQAGTRLWLMHGNRDFLIGDSFCRETGAVLMQDPTLVELNGKPTLLMHGDLLCTDDQAYMKFRREVRNPDFINRFLSQSIQQRLDLAKTYRAQSGEAKSLKPESIMDVNQDTVASYFVEYQADHLIHGHTHRPADHVIELKDKRHYRHVLAEWHHDHGELVCVTPQGFRRETYS is encoded by the coding sequence GTGACCCAACAGCTGTTTATCTCGGATCTGCACCTATCCGCCGAACGGTTGGATACGGTGCAGTTATTCATCCGCTTCCTCTCGGAAAGAGCGCCCAGGGCCGACCATCTCTATATCCTCGGCGACCTTTTTGATGCATGGATCGGAGACGACCATGAGGCGCCACCGATAGCCGAGATCAAGCGGGCCATGCATCAACTGAGTCAAGCCGGAACCCGGTTGTGGTTGATGCATGGCAATCGGGATTTTCTCATTGGTGACAGTTTTTGCCGGGAGACAGGGGCCGTACTCATGCAGGACCCAACCCTGGTGGAGCTGAATGGCAAGCCGACGCTGTTGATGCACGGCGATCTGTTGTGCACCGACGATCAGGCCTATATGAAGTTTCGCCGGGAAGTTCGTAACCCTGACTTTATCAACCGTTTCCTCTCCCAATCGATTCAACAACGGTTGGACCTGGCGAAGACCTACCGGGCCCAAAGCGGGGAGGCCAAGTCACTGAAACCGGAATCGATCATGGATGTCAACCAGGACACAGTGGCATCCTACTTCGTTGAATATCAGGCTGATCATTTGATACATGGCCATACCCATAGACCCGCTGACCATGTCATTGAATTGAAGGACAAACGCCATTACCGACATGTTCTGGCAGAGTGGCATCATGATCATGGCGAACTGGTTTGCGTGACCCCTCAAGGATTCCGCAGAGAGACATACAGCTAG
- a CDS encoding c-type cytochrome, translating to MRKIAIASMIVATLFTHAAAADQTLAMRSGCMGCHKADAKLVGPAFKDVAAKYGGEAGAVDRLAAKVKAGSTPGEALIWGTTAMPPSQASLDDIKGVLNWVMGMK from the coding sequence ATGCGCAAAATCGCTATTGCTTCAATGATAGTGGCAACACTCTTCACCCATGCCGCAGCAGCTGATCAAACCCTGGCCATGCGCTCAGGGTGTATGGGCTGCCACAAGGCCGATGCCAAGCTAGTAGGCCCCGCCTTCAAGGATGTGGCCGCAAAATATGGCGGCGAAGCTGGTGCCGTCGACCGGCTTGCGGCAAAGGTAAAGGCTGGAAGCACCCCTGGTGAAGCTCTGATTTGGGGTACTACCGCCATGCCGCCCAGCCAGGCGAGTCTGGATGATATAAAAGGTGTACTCAATTGGGTGATGGGAATGAAGTAG
- a CDS encoding cytochrome c → MSRSTTLLLSSTLCTSLLMGCSAGPAPVSFKSEVKPLVEKYCTECHLPGGAGAEASGFITDSYESLMKGTKYGPVVVAGDPLSSSFYRLIAGKVDPSIRMPHGKEALSEVEIATVENWITQGAGNN, encoded by the coding sequence ATGTCTAGAAGCACGACACTCTTACTTTCATCAACACTCTGCACCTCCCTGTTGATGGGTTGCAGCGCCGGACCGGCCCCGGTGAGTTTCAAGTCAGAGGTCAAACCATTGGTTGAAAAGTATTGTACCGAGTGTCATCTACCCGGGGGAGCAGGTGCTGAAGCCAGCGGTTTTATCACCGATAGTTATGAAAGCCTGATGAAGGGAACAAAATATGGACCCGTGGTGGTAGCCGGTGACCCACTCTCAAGCTCATTTTATCGCCTTATCGCAGGGAAGGTCGATCCATCGATCCGCATGCCCCACGGCAAGGAGGCGCTTAGTGAGGTGGAGATCGCCACTGTGGAAAACTGGATTACCCAAGGGGCAGGTAACAACTGA